In Myxocyprinus asiaticus isolate MX2 ecotype Aquarium Trade chromosome 3, UBuf_Myxa_2, whole genome shotgun sequence, the following proteins share a genomic window:
- the LOC127430600 gene encoding calcineurin B homologous protein 3-like, translating to MGASQSERVHVFQDLADKTGFSTEQVQNLHDRFMYLTQDEDTLRREHFDSISYLAFNPIRRQIIEAFFDKRNLGQNEAGCLQEIGFEEFLTILAFFRPPKPHATEEEIENIRRAKLRFLFNMHDTDNDGIITLDEYRLVVEKLLFSYETIDTENAKAISDAAMLEVASVTVGQMGPDEFYEGITFEHFLQILKGVEIETNMHIRFLDTTTMQCFKKE from the exons ATGGGCGCTTCCCAGTCTGAACGAGTGCATGTTTTCCAAGATCTCGCTGATAAAACCGGCT TTTCCACTGAGCAAGTCCAAAATCTCCATGACAGATTTATGTACCTGACACAAGATGAGGACACTTTAAG ACGAGAACACTTTGACAGTATTAGTTATTTGGCTTTCAACCCAATCCGAAGACAGATCATTGAGGCGTTCTTTGATAAAAG GAACTTGGGTCAGAATGAGGCAGGCTGTCTGCAGGAAATCGGATTTGAGGAATTCCTGACCATCCTGGCCTTCTTCAGACCACCCAAACCACATGCTACTGAAGAGGAGATAGAAAACATCAGGAGAGCCAAATTGCGCT ttcTATTCAACATGCATGACACCGACAATGATGGCATTATCACATTGGACGAATATAGACTT GTGGTGGAGAAGCTGCTGTTCAGCTATGAAACTATAGACACAGAAAACGCCAAGGCTATTTCAGATGCTGCAATGCTGGAAGTTGCAAGTGTCACAGTGGGTCAGATG GGTCCAGATGAATTTTATGAGGGAATAACCTTTGAGCATTTCCTGCAG ATTTTAAAAGGCGTAGAGATCGAGACCAACATGCACATTCGCTTTCTGGACACAACGACAATGCAATGTTTCAAAAAAGAGTAA
- the LOC127430236 gene encoding F-box/WD repeat-containing protein 8-like, with translation MGMEEDELSTFRESWKHELEKKTKTDKNKEGYFGRPSKDSSSCPQNSSFWEKQSNVAQQAQPRPKEQPQYVSIAEGLLDGRTSPLLDRIEKERTRRKRAPESEALNTGAPPKKVNACHKLLDQFLQDLNEVNDIPFFDAELPYELALKIFQFLSRTDLGRCAQVSKSWKVLAEDEVLWHRLCLKEGYHSGASISDSPCWKSTLRDCRNTESIVKANWKNRVGSIRHLQYELGKVLCDVSSCAGLVIAGYTSGDVRLWDTLHWDASYLHPTHSIRDESPAPHVSHVRVNKAIATAAYENGCVDVWSTETGLDPILQYQHLQRVHALDLSPESPVLASAAGPEVRVDAPDEQGYWRSRCLIQLPKPVDGVLVVPGRRNFPLVTAWAGESVYLLESRWKEEQEPKLLHSVYGHPVTCVDVSASRAALGVKSCGWGMNDGGNKIQVYSLETSQSELTVGNSAGDFTCVNLRDSPPHLLVCGNKDRRVRVFDLRTGSSVVSLYAHHMGVTAVQADDWKIVSGGAEGLVSVWEMRIGAKLWEMHNRHPVRHIRFNTSTLVTANIPEEKNPRGACITDDDLTAHRRYRGLICHYDFSLDSSTQDHVLPICRSNYTESTGYNYNIGLAMPYDILNGSYVNM, from the exons ATGGGGATGGAAGAGGACGAGCTCTCGACCTTCCGAGAGAGCTGGAAACATGAGTTAGAGAAAAAGACCAAGacagacaaaaacaaagaggGATATTTTGGACGTCCCAGTAAAGACAGTTCATCTTGTCCTCAAAACAGTAGTTTTTGGGAGAAACAGAGTAATGTGGCACAACAGGCTCAGCCCAGACCAAAAGAGCAGCCGCAGTACGTGTCTATCGCGGAGGGTTTGTTGGACGGCAGGACGAGTCCACTGCTGGACAGAATCGAGAAGGAGAGAACGCGCAGGAAGCGCGCACCCGAGAGCGAGGCTCTCAACACAGGCGCGCCGCCGAAAAAAGTCAACGCATGCCATAAACTGCTCGACCAGTTCCTGCAGGACCTG AATGAGGtgaatgacatcccattctttgATGCGGAGTTGCCTTATGAACTGGCACTGAAGATTTTCCAATTCCTGAGCAGAACAGATCTGGGACGATGTGCtcag GTAAGTAAGTCCTGGAAGGTTCTAGCTGAGGATGAGGTTCTGTGGCATAGATTGTGTCTGAAAGAAGGTTATCACAGTGGGGCAAGTATCTCTGACTCCCCCTGCTGGAAGAGCACGCTCAGAGACTGTCGCAACACAGAGAGCATTGTGAAGGCGAACTGGAAG AATCGTGTTGGGTCCATTCGCCACCTGCAGTATGAATTAGGAAAGGTGTTATGTGACGTTAGTTCCTGTGCTGGTCTTGTAATCGCTGG ATACACCTCCGGTGATGTCCGCTTGTGGGACACACTTCATTGGGATGCGTCTTACCTGCACCCCACACATTCCATCAGAGATGAGAGTCCAGCACCGCACGTCAGTCACGTGCGCGTCAATAAGGCCATAGCTACAGCAGCTTATGAGAATG GGTGTGTGGACGTTTGGAGCACTGAAACTGGTCTTGATCCCATTCTTCAGTACCAGCACCTCCAGAGGGTTCATGCTCTGGATCTGAGTCCAGAAAGTCCTGTTTTGGCCTCTGCAGCAGGACCAGAGGTGCGAGTGGACGCCCCAGATGAGCAGGGCTACTGGAGATCGCGATGTCTTATTCAGTTACCCAAGCCT GTAGATGGAGTATTGGTGGTGCCAGGTAGACGTAACTTCCCTTTGGTCACGGCATGGGCAGGTGAGAGCGTTTACCTGCTGGAGTCCAGATGGAAAGAAGAACAGGAGCCAAAACTGCTTCACTCTGTATACGGCCATCCAGTGACCTGTGTAGACGTGTCAGCCAGCAGAGCTGCTCTAGGTGTCAAGAGCTGCGGATGGGGCATGAATGACGGAGGCAACAAG ATTCAGGTGTACAGCCTGGAGACCAGCCAATCAGAACTGACCGTGGGGAACTCGGCGGGAGACTTCACCTGCGTCAACCTGAGAGACAGCCCCCCTCACCTGCTGGTGTGTGGGAATAAAGACAGGCG AGTGAGAGTGTTTGATTTGCGTACTGGTTCCTCAGTGGTCTCCTTATACGCCCATCACATGGGCGTGACTGCCGTCCAGGCAGATGATTGGAAGATTGTCAGTGGTGGTGCCGAGGGATTGGTCAGTGTGTGGGAGATGAGGATAGGAGCCAAACTCTGGGAAATGCACAACAG GCACCCTGTTCGCCACATACGCTTTAACACCAGCACCCTAGTGACTGCTAACATCCCAGAAGAGAAGAACCCTCGGGGGGCTTGTATCACAGACGATGACCTCACCGCTCATCGCAG ATACAGAGGACTGATCTGTCACTATGATTTCTCCTTGGACTCATCTACACAAGATCATGTTCTGCCCATCTGCAGGTCCAACTACACAGAATCCACTGGTTACAACTACAACATTGGCTTAGCCATGCCTTATGACATATTGAATGGCTCTTATGTTAACATGTGA